Proteins encoded together in one Variovorax paradoxus window:
- a CDS encoding ABC transporter ATP-binding protein: MSHPLLQLDGFCVAYRTVEAVHSVRLHVNEGEIVTVIGPNGAGKTTLLCAAMGLLPSTGSLSLHGERIARPGVETMVARGVALVPERRELFGDMSVEDNLLLGGFYQWRKGKRDQRARMEEVFEIFPRLRERKPQLASTLSGGERQMLAIGRALMARPRLLMLDEPSLGLAPLVVREVLRVVSQLRSHGVSVLLVEQNARAALQVADRAYVLEMGAIALEGAAGDLLHDQRIIDTYLGIGNKH, encoded by the coding sequence ATGAGCCATCCACTCCTTCAACTCGACGGCTTCTGCGTTGCCTACCGTACCGTGGAGGCGGTGCACAGCGTGCGCCTGCATGTGAACGAAGGCGAGATCGTCACCGTGATCGGGCCCAACGGCGCGGGCAAGACCACCCTGCTGTGTGCGGCCATGGGGCTGCTTCCTTCCACCGGAAGCCTCTCGCTGCATGGCGAACGCATCGCGCGCCCCGGTGTCGAGACCATGGTGGCGCGCGGCGTGGCGCTGGTGCCCGAGCGGCGCGAACTGTTCGGCGACATGTCGGTCGAAGACAACCTGCTGCTCGGCGGCTTCTACCAGTGGCGCAAGGGCAAGCGCGACCAGCGCGCACGCATGGAGGAAGTGTTCGAGATCTTTCCGCGCCTGCGCGAGCGCAAGCCGCAGCTGGCGTCCACGCTCTCGGGCGGCGAGCGGCAGATGCTGGCCATCGGCCGCGCGCTGATGGCGCGGCCACGGCTGCTGATGCTCGACGAACCCTCGCTGGGACTGGCTCCGCTGGTGGTGCGCGAAGTGCTTCGCGTGGTGTCGCAATTGCGAAGCCACGGAGTTTCGGTGCTGCTGGTGGAACAGAACGCGCGCGCTGCGCTGCAAGTGGCCGACCGGGCCTATGTGCTGGAGATGGGCGCCATCGCACTCGAAGGCGCCGCCGGCGACCTGCTGCACGACCAGCGAATCATCGATACCTATTTGGGCATCGGCAACAAACACTGA